One stretch of Zingiber officinale cultivar Zhangliang chromosome 6B, Zo_v1.1, whole genome shotgun sequence DNA includes these proteins:
- the LOC121992841 gene encoding remorin-like: MTTEKAAVEGSTPESAPLLLEPVLKDVEEAKAPIVPAPEERPKFSKLLADAQNHEELSADSRSTDRGAILARALTEKRLSLIKAWEENEKVESENKAVKKVAEIVAWENSKKAEVEAKQKKKEEKLEKKKVEYAERMKNKITSIHKEAEAKKAIAEAKQGKEVMKVEEKAAKYRSTGLAPRKIWGFLGR; this comes from the exons ATGACGACGGAGAAGGCGGCGGTGGAGGGATCCACGCCGGAGTCTGCTCCGCTGCTGCTGGAGCCGGTGCTGAAGGACGTCGAGGAGGCGAAGGCCCCCATCGTGCCGGCGCCGGAGGAGAGGCCTAAATTTTCTAAGCTCCTCGCCGACGCTCAAA ATCATGAGGAACTTTCAGCAGACTCTAGGTCAACTGACCGAG GTGCTATCCTTGCAAGAGCTTTAACAGAGAAGAGATTGTCTTTGATCAAGGCATGGGAGGAAAATGAAAAGGTTGAATCAGAAAATAA GGCTGTAAAGAAGGTAGCAGAAATTGTTGCCTGGGAGAACTCAAAGAAGGCAGAAGTAGAAGCTAAGCAGAAAAAGAAAGAG GAAAAGTTGGAAAAAAAGAAGGTAGAATATGCAGAGAgaatgaaaaacaaaataacctcAATTCACAAAGAAGCCGAAGCCAAGAAGGCGATCGCCGAGGCCAAGCAAGGCAAAGAGGTTATGAAGGTCGAAGAGAAGGCAGCAAAGTATCGCTCTACTGGGCTTGCTCCAAGGAAGATTTGGGGATTTTTAGGGAGGTGA